In a genomic window of Accipiter gentilis chromosome 23, bAccGen1.1, whole genome shotgun sequence:
- the LHFPL4 gene encoding LHFPL tetraspan subfamily member 4 protein encodes MLPSQEASKLYHDNYVRNSRAIGVLWAIFTICFAIINVVVFIQPYWVGDSVNTPKPGYFGLFHYCVGSGLAGRELSCRGSFTDFSTIPSGAFQAAAFFVLLSMVLTLGCITCFALFFFCNTATVYKICAWMQLLAALCLVLGCMIFPDGWDAETIRDMCGEKTGKYSLGDCSVRWAYILAIIGILNALILSFLAFVLGNRQNDLLHEELKTESKDFVSTARI; translated from the exons ATGCTGCCCTCGCAGGAAGCCTCCAAGCTCTACCATGACAACTACGTGCGGAACTCGCGCGCCATCGGCGTGCTCTGGGCCATCTTCACCATCTGCTTCGCCATCATCAACGTGGTGGTCTTCATCCAGCCCTACTGGGTGGGCGACAGCGTCAACACGCCCAAGCCCGGTTACTTCGGGCTGTTCCACTACTGCGTGGGCAGCGGGCTGGCGGGCCGGGAGCTGTCGTGCCGCGGCTCCTTCACCGACTTCAGCACCATCCCCTCGGGCGCCTTCCAGGCGGCGGCCTTCTTCGTGCTGCTGTCCATGGTGCTGACGCTGGGCTGCATCACCTGCTTCGCCCTCTTCTTCTTCTGCAACACCGCCACCGTCTACAAGATCTGCGCCTGGATGCAGCTGCTGGCAG CgctctgcctggtgctgggcTGCATGATCTTTCCCGACGGCTGGGATGCAGAGACCATACGGGACATGTGTGGAGAGAAGACGGGGAAGTACTCCCTGGGAGACTGCTCCGTGCGCTGGGCTTATATCCTGGCCATCATCGGCATCCTCAACGCCCTCATCCTTTCCTTCCTGGCCTTTGTCCTCGGCAACCGGCAGAACGACCTGCTGCACGAGGAGCTCAAGACAGAGAGCAAAG ATTTTGTCAGCACTGCG AGGATATAA